The following coding sequences lie in one Arachis ipaensis cultivar K30076 chromosome B05, Araip1.1, whole genome shotgun sequence genomic window:
- the LOC107641181 gene encoding uncharacterized protein LOC107641181 produces MDPPPTQPPAMPPHPSTMAPTTVMAATATSIQTNNPDSVESSPRCRIGETWNDELIVPVPGAKLRLMCSYGGHIMPRPHDKSLSYIGGDTRIVVVDRNSTLKDLCLRLSRTLLNGRPFTLKYQLPNEDLDNLISVTTDEDLDNMIEEYDRVAAASASTLKPSPSRLRVFLFFSKPETTVSMGSLLDDAKSETWFVDALNNSGMLTRGVSDSAAGETIVNLDGVGPAVSASGSSNNLEAQAAAVAESLVLADNITGNNNNNNNNKVKNLQDVAAVNSLPGSPSSASSPSMAQMTIGASGVRRDEGFVVVPSTVAMPAAVPATMSLAAAAMVTSNSSDIMNRLIISEDERSDPGVPLGFGKPPLPLQLVQPRTGGGVSLPSPDSVASDSSSIASTNSFSKNVYYQEQVQPSHVDNKAPTISNAKIEIREQIQDPNYTLPPQLDQNQQLHQQFVQASSPYIHHPAAATNTVPVSSYYPVYAPPPPLPSQPTLHQHPIPQTQQQQQYQPVYVMPVGHTQQPYNVTLQHNIADPNMVASGRQLVPQSIAAPAVSTTAYKDGTLPIYPPRPNTQPQTTQAFIQIPSSHFQQQPQYVGLTQVQHHQQPPPPQHIAVVPSGSGGGGGANYGYEYGGGTVQDQAAYYTQQQQATTAPLTSQYQSMTPAAAAAALSDASKPFPNENLQQPNRASQPV; encoded by the exons ATGGATCCACCACCAACACAGCCAccagcaatgccaccacatccaTCCACCATGGCTCCCACCACTGTCATGGCTGCCACTGCCACATCAATTCAAACAAACAACCCCGACTCGGTTGAATCCTCGCCGCGCTGTCGTATCGGTGAAACATGGAATGATGAGCTTATTGTGCCGGTCCCAGGCGCCAAGCTCCGCCTCATGTGCAGCTACGGTGGCCACATCATGCCACGCCCCCATGATAAGTCCCTCAGTTACATAGGTGGTGACACTAGAATCGTGGTGGTGGATCGCAATTCAACCCTAAAGGACCTCTGTTTGCGCCTTTCCCGCACTTTACTCAATGGAAGACCCTTCACACTCAAGTACCAGTTACCAAACGAGGACCTTGACAACCTCATCTCTGTCACCACTGATGAAGACCTTGACAACATGATCGAAGAGTATGATCGTGTGGCTGCAGCATCAGCATCTACCCTGAAGCCTTCACCTTCAAGACTCAGGGTGTTCCTGTTCTTCTCCAAGCCAGAGACCACTGTTTCAATGGGATCCCTCCTTGATGATGCGAAATCTGAGACATGGTTCGTGGATGCGCTCAACAACTCGGGGATGCTCACAAGGGGTGTGTCAGATTCCGCAGCAGGAGAAACCATTGTAAACCTTGATGGTGTTGGCCCTGCTGTTTCAGCTAGTGGTTCAAGCAACAACTTGGAGGCTCAGGCTGCGGCAGTGGCAGAGTCTTTGGTTCTGGCTGATAATATCACtggcaacaataacaacaacaacaacaacaaggtgAAGAATTTGCAGGATGTTGCAGCTGTGAATTCACTACCTGGCTCACCTTCATCagcttcttctccttcaatgg CACAGATGACAATTGGCGCAAGTGGTGTGAGGCGAGATGAAGGGTTTGTTGTTGTTCCCTCTACTGTGGCTATGCCTGCTGCAGTGCCTGCAACTATGAGTTTGGCTGCAGCAGCAATGGTTACTAGCAATAGTAGTGATATCATGAATAGGCTTATTATCTCTGAGGATGAGAGATCAGATCCTGGTGTTCCTCTTGGGTTTGGGAAGCCTCCTTTACCATTGCAACTTGTGCAACCAAGGACTGGTGGTGGTGTGAGTTTACCTTCTCCAGATTCAGTTGCAAG TGACAGTAGTAGCATTGCATCAACAAATTCTTTCTCGAAGAATGTGTACTATCAAGAACAAGTCCAACCTTCACATGTAGATAACAAAGCTCCTACTATAAGCAATGCCAAGATTGAAATTAGAGAACAAATTCAGGATCCAAATTACACGTTACCTCCACAATTGGATCAAAACCAGCAACTCCACCAGCAATTTGTGCAAGCAAGCAGCCCCTACATTCACCACCCTGCAGCCGCCACCAATACAGTGCCAGTGTCATCTTACTACCCAGTTTACGCACCGCCGCCACCGCTGCCATCACAGCCAACACTTCACCAACATCCAATTCCCCAAACTCAACAACAGCAACAGTATCAACCAGTTTATGTTATGCCTGTTGGACACACACAACAACCATACAATGTAACATTGCAACACAACATTGCTGATCCTAACATGGTAGCATCAGGTAGACAACTAGTACCCCAGAGTATTGCTGCTCCTGCAGTGTCAACAACAGCATACAAAGATGGCACATTACCAATTTACCCTCCTAGGCCAAATACCCAACCACAAACTACTCAGGCATTTATTCAAATACCTTCTAGTCACTTTCAGCAACAACCACAGTATGTGGGTTTGACCCAAGTTCAGCAccatcaacaaccaccaccaccacagcacATTGCTGTGGTTCCATCTGGTAGTGGTGGAGGTGGTGGTGCTAATTACGGCTATGAATATGGTGGTGGCACTGTGCAAGATCAAGCTGCATACTACACACAACAGCAACAAGCTACTACAGCTCCATTGACTTCTCAGTACCAATCCATGACTCCGGCGGCGGCAGCGGCGGCGCTATCGGATGCTTCGAAGCCATTCCCCAATGAAAATCTTCAGCAGCCAAACAGAGCTTCACAACCCGTATAG